The nucleotide window TGATCGGTTGGGGTTGCATAGGGGGCTCAATGGCCGCTGGCGGCCTGGTCGAATAAGTCGTCGGGCAGGTCGATGCTGCCCTCGAACACGGTGGTGGCGGGGCCAGTCATGACAACGTGGTCTTGCGCGCCGCCAGCCCAGGCGACGGTGAGCTGCCCGCCGCGGGTCTGCACATCAACGCGCGCATCCAGCAGCCCGAGGCGAATGCCCGCCACCGCCGCCGCGCAGGCGCCGGTGCCGCAGGCCAGCGTCTCGCCAGCGCCGCGCTCGTGCACGCGCAGCCGCGCGTGGCCGCGATCCATGATCTGCATGAAGCCAGCGTTGACGCGGTTGGGGAAAGCCGGGTGGCGCTCGATCAAGGGGCCATGAGTGGCCACCGGCGCAGTCTCCACATCGCCCACCAGCAGCACCGCGTGCGGGTTTCCCATGGACAAAACCGCTACATTAACAATAGCTTCCTGCGCTTGACTGTCAAGCGCCGAGGGCTGATTTGGCTTCAAACTCAACGGCC belongs to Ottowia testudinis and includes:
- the dapF gene encoding diaminopimelate epimerase, whose protein sequence is MRIRFTKMQGAGNDFVVLDETRERLHLTPAQYRFLGDRHFGVGADQILTVRPAPSPDVDFEYVIHNGADGGEVEHCGNGARCFVRYVREHGLTDKRQVRVKVQRGVIELAEHDDGRVSVDMGAPVFDLAQIPFNPADLTPVPAGATPDHVWRLWPLSLKPNQPSALDSQAQEAIVNVAVLSMGNPHAVLLVGDVETAPVATHGPLIERHPAFPNRVNAGFMQIMDRGHARLRVHERGAGETLACGTGACAAAVAGIRLGLLDARVDVQTRGGQLTVAWAGGAQDHVVMTGPATTVFEGSIDLPDDLFDQAASGH